The following proteins are encoded in a genomic region of Sorangiineae bacterium MSr12523:
- a CDS encoding response regulator — protein sequence MPVPRKGQPLQVLIVSDNPETLDALVKYLGAAGATVAGTRELERCAEMTPGGASAVVLFPDDFEKQTVLDTLHDLGVHRPNTLPVLVTSESKQFRALPAATGRVAPLIVPKPVWGWTLLDAIRAELESRDSQR from the coding sequence ATGCCGGTTCCTCGCAAGGGCCAACCGCTCCAAGTCCTCATCGTGTCCGACAACCCGGAGACGCTCGACGCCCTCGTCAAGTATCTCGGCGCCGCAGGAGCAACCGTCGCGGGCACGCGCGAGCTCGAACGATGTGCTGAAATGACCCCCGGTGGCGCTTCGGCCGTCGTGCTGTTTCCTGATGACTTCGAGAAGCAAACGGTCCTCGATACGCTCCACGACCTTGGGGTGCACCGCCCGAATACCCTGCCGGTGCTCGTCACCAGCGAGTCGAAGCAGTTTCGGGCGCTCCCCGCGGCAACTGGACGCGTCGCACCGCTCATCGTACCCAAGCCGGTCTGGGGGTGGACCCTTTTGGATGCCATTCGCGCAGAGCTCGAGTCGCGCGACTCCCAACGATGA
- a CDS encoding sigma-54 dependent transcriptional regulator: protein MPRTKQQLNVLLQPVMQSHAMRQLDRIIQKIATKDVVVTFIGESGTGKEVLARRVHDLSGRRAGPFVPINCAAIPEALFESELFGHEKGAFTGASDRARGKVEAAAGGTLFLDEIGEMPVGVQAKLLRFLENRKFMRVGGTTKIAVDIRLITATLRPLEAEVKAGRFRADLFYRIQGISLEVPPLRERQADLPILVRQFVATASATHGTKPPRLTRSTMTALRTYQWPGNVRELRNVVELVCLLRDGKQVRVRDLPMPLREVATVKTADADDARLRVGTVLEVRLDRRLEETIELILRAALELEGGNRSRAARRLGISVRTMQRYASRVTPKSNIVPPRTH from the coding sequence ATGCCTCGAACCAAGCAGCAACTCAACGTCCTTCTGCAACCGGTCATGCAGTCGCACGCGATGCGACAGCTCGATCGAATCATCCAGAAGATCGCGACCAAGGATGTAGTCGTCACGTTCATCGGGGAAAGCGGCACGGGCAAGGAGGTGCTCGCGCGGCGTGTTCACGATCTCTCCGGTCGCCGGGCAGGCCCTTTCGTGCCGATCAATTGCGCGGCTATTCCCGAAGCGCTCTTCGAGAGTGAGCTGTTCGGGCACGAGAAGGGTGCGTTCACGGGTGCCAGCGACCGCGCCCGCGGCAAAGTCGAAGCAGCGGCCGGTGGCACGCTATTTCTGGACGAGATCGGGGAGATGCCCGTCGGCGTACAGGCCAAGCTTCTGCGATTCTTGGAGAATCGAAAGTTCATGCGCGTCGGAGGCACGACGAAGATCGCGGTGGACATTCGTTTGATCACCGCGACGCTCCGTCCCCTCGAGGCGGAGGTCAAGGCCGGCCGATTCCGAGCGGACCTTTTCTATCGCATCCAGGGAATCAGTCTGGAGGTCCCGCCGCTCCGCGAACGGCAAGCCGACCTTCCCATCCTCGTTCGGCAATTCGTCGCGACGGCATCCGCGACCCACGGAACCAAGCCTCCACGTCTCACGCGCTCCACCATGACGGCACTGCGCACATACCAGTGGCCTGGTAACGTCCGGGAGCTTCGCAATGTCGTGGAGCTCGTCTGCTTGCTACGCGACGGGAAGCAGGTGCGCGTACGCGACCTGCCGATGCCGCTGCGCGAAGTTGCTACCGTGAAGACAGCGGACGCAGACGATGCGCGACTTCGTGTTGGCACCGTCCTCGAAGTGCGGCTCGATCGCAGACTCGAGGAAACCATCGAGCTCATTCTGCGCGCCGCGCTCGAGCTGGAAGGTGGCAATCGTTCCCGCGCAGCACGACGACTGGGCATCAGCGTTCGAACGATGCAGCGCTACGCCTCCCGCGTGACGCCGAAGTCCAACATCGTGCCGCCGCGCACCCACTGA
- a CDS encoding hemerythrin domain-containing protein, which produces MTAIRSLRAVLLDDHGRIETFLDSILNLLARNELAVIEQEWAPFEDVVLAHLDGEEMHVIPTFAKADPEGARRILAEHARIREGLSRLGVAFELRRVRPNDVQDLARLLVDHAMTEESYLYNWSETHIQREASSRLVRRIASTWHPFGDRRRTRRR; this is translated from the coding sequence GTGACAGCGATTCGCTCCCTTCGTGCGGTCCTGCTCGACGACCACGGCCGCATCGAGACTTTTCTCGACTCCATCCTGAACCTTTTGGCCCGCAACGAGCTCGCCGTCATCGAACAGGAGTGGGCGCCCTTCGAAGACGTCGTTCTTGCCCACCTGGATGGCGAGGAGATGCACGTCATCCCGACATTCGCGAAAGCCGACCCCGAGGGTGCCCGACGCATCTTGGCGGAGCACGCACGCATTCGCGAGGGGCTCTCGAGGCTCGGCGTTGCCTTCGAGCTCCGGCGGGTACGCCCGAACGACGTCCAAGATCTGGCGCGCTTGCTCGTCGACCACGCCATGACCGAAGAAAGCTATCTCTACAATTGGTCGGAGACTCACATCCAGCGCGAAGCCTCCTCGCGGCTCGTCCGGCGCATCGCCTCCACATGGCACCCGTTTGGAGATCGTCGCCGAACGCGTCGCCGCTAA
- a CDS encoding class I SAM-dependent methyltransferase, whose product MMRRALRGGRLLLDGQFDELYPPAVREVSSSFWTPVSVAMRVAELLVRGPRTRVLDVGSGVGKFCIVGAAVTGATFVGLEHREHFVRVAEGVARRLGVRNATFVHGRLGEHFDTRFDAYYFYNPFEENLWGGAMPLDQTVELSERRFFDDVETASAMLSMARVGTRVATYHGFGGVMPNQYRRIHREPAMTDHIELWIKSEGPASARTSNRTR is encoded by the coding sequence ATGATGCGACGGGCGCTTCGCGGTGGTCGCCTGCTGCTCGATGGTCAATTCGACGAGCTCTATCCGCCGGCCGTTCGAGAGGTCTCTTCGTCCTTCTGGACTCCGGTATCGGTAGCGATGCGAGTGGCCGAGCTCCTCGTCCGCGGGCCTCGCACACGCGTGCTTGATGTCGGCTCGGGGGTCGGAAAGTTCTGCATCGTAGGGGCCGCCGTCACCGGTGCCACGTTCGTCGGCCTCGAGCATCGAGAGCACTTCGTCCGAGTCGCCGAGGGCGTCGCCCGACGGCTCGGCGTGCGAAACGCAACGTTCGTTCACGGGCGTCTAGGTGAGCATTTCGACACTCGATTCGACGCGTACTACTTCTACAATCCATTCGAAGAGAACTTGTGGGGTGGCGCCATGCCGCTCGATCAGACCGTCGAACTCTCCGAACGCCGCTTCTTCGACGACGTGGAGACGGCCTCGGCGATGCTGTCCATGGCACGCGTCGGCACGCGGGTCGCGACATACCACGGCTTCGGAGGTGTCATGCCGAACCAGTACCGTCGGATTCACCGCGAGCCGGCCATGACGGATCACATCGAACTCTGGATCAAGAGTGAGGGTCCGGCTTCGGCTCGCACGAGCAACAGAACGCGATGA
- a CDS encoding class I SAM-dependent methyltransferase encodes MRLDRLRRALREGDSVRDEDFDDVLPLEYRRLSTRFWTPVRAARRASQWLEREGALRVLDVGAGVGKFCVVGALGTRRTRFIGVEHRKALAQVASDVASMLGARRATIFHGHLEDVDIRSYDAFYFFNPFAENVIPSAPQPDDSVELSSERFQRDIGLAERLLIQAPAGTPVVTYCGYGKNMPHDYRLVCDEYHAGPLRLWVKDPFLEADVVRR; translated from the coding sequence ATGAGACTCGATCGCCTTCGACGAGCACTCCGAGAGGGAGATTCGGTTCGCGACGAAGACTTCGACGACGTCCTCCCACTCGAATACAGGCGACTCTCGACACGGTTCTGGACCCCGGTGCGCGCCGCGCGCCGTGCGTCCCAATGGCTCGAGCGCGAGGGCGCGCTTCGCGTCTTGGACGTCGGCGCGGGGGTGGGCAAATTCTGCGTCGTCGGGGCGCTTGGTACGCGCCGCACACGTTTCATCGGCGTCGAACACCGGAAGGCGCTCGCCCAAGTAGCCTCGGACGTGGCGAGCATGCTCGGTGCGCGCCGCGCGACGATCTTTCACGGCCATCTAGAGGACGTGGATATCCGTTCCTACGACGCCTTTTACTTTTTCAACCCATTCGCCGAGAACGTCATCCCGTCCGCCCCGCAGCCGGACGACTCGGTCGAGCTGTCGAGTGAGCGGTTTCAACGGGACATTGGACTCGCAGAGCGTCTCTTGATCCAGGCGCCGGCAGGGACGCCCGTCGTCACGTACTGCGGCTACGGAAAGAACATGCCGCACGACTACCGTCTCGTGTGTGACGAGTACCACGCCGGCCCCCTCCGCCTCTGGGTCAAAGACCCGTTTCTCGAGGCCGACGTGGTTCGGCGCTAG
- a CDS encoding universal stress protein has protein sequence MATIRHILLATDFGPASQRALVTAAEIAEAMHAKVTVIHVIDPPESHVSIEGLCDAARRPLDAVVDTLHARHVECSSILRRGRPWQEIVRATNEAHANLVLVGSHGRRGIVHTLIGSVAEKVTRHSSVPVLTVHGFWFEDRRQAGHELGERLTALGLPKPAVIAISRGGIVVAAEVSRALGTSLDILLTRPLRQHGMVFGALCENGTRRIDPEITGLAKLSKDRETIVLRERAALDEEVHELQTVPYRGELTRRTVVLVTDALMDTWSAKAADAAVRSLGAHRIIFATPLASAPVKAALTNEPTEVVAIHSIPAGFDPAAAYRYFREPSTRNLVDALRSVTIPDE, from the coding sequence ATGGCGACCATTCGACACATCCTCTTGGCCACCGACTTTGGGCCTGCCTCGCAGCGGGCGCTCGTCACTGCTGCCGAGATAGCCGAAGCGATGCACGCGAAGGTGACTGTCATCCATGTCATCGACCCACCGGAATCCCACGTGTCCATCGAAGGGCTCTGCGACGCTGCACGACGCCCACTCGACGCTGTCGTTGACACCCTACATGCCCGTCACGTGGAGTGCTCGAGTATCCTTCGTCGGGGCCGACCGTGGCAGGAAATCGTTCGAGCGACAAACGAAGCCCACGCCAATCTCGTGTTGGTGGGCTCGCACGGCCGCCGCGGCATCGTTCACACGTTGATTGGCAGCGTTGCCGAGAAAGTGACGCGGCACTCATCCGTCCCCGTGCTCACTGTCCACGGATTTTGGTTCGAGGACCGCCGACAAGCTGGACACGAGCTGGGCGAGCGACTCACCGCGCTCGGCCTGCCGAAGCCTGCCGTTATCGCCATTTCGCGCGGAGGAATCGTGGTCGCGGCGGAGGTTAGTCGTGCGCTGGGCACGTCGCTCGATATCCTGTTGACGCGTCCCTTGCGCCAACATGGCATGGTGTTCGGTGCGCTTTGTGAAAACGGCACGCGCCGGATCGACCCAGAGATTACCGGGCTTGCCAAGCTGTCCAAGGACCGCGAAACGATCGTCCTGCGCGAACGCGCCGCTCTCGATGAAGAAGTTCATGAACTGCAAACCGTTCCATACCGTGGTGAGCTCACACGACGGACGGTCGTCCTCGTAACGGACGCATTGATGGACACCTGGAGCGCGAAGGCAGCCGACGCCGCAGTCCGATCCCTCGGAGCTCATCGCATCATCTTCGCGACACCACTGGCGTCCGCCCCAGTCAAGGCGGCGCTGACGAACGAACCTACGGAGGTCGTCGCCATTCATTCCATCCCAGCCGGGTTCGACCCCGCAGCCGCGTATCGCTACTTCCGCGAACCGTCAACCCGCAATCTCGTGGACGCTCTGCGCAGCGTAACGATTCCCGACGAATGA
- a CDS encoding BON domain-containing protein, translating to MKTDSEIQRDVLDELRRDTRVRETDVGVEVHQGVVTLTGVVRRPAERLAAQEAAHRAPDVLDVANDIDVKQIDPSDPTDTDIALAVGTALEWNAVVPREQIHTTVTAGIVTLEGNVGNPSQSEEAARAVRHVRGVLEVVNRIAVLPDRVAFPAR from the coding sequence ATGAAAACCGATTCGGAGATTCAACGCGACGTATTGGACGAATTGAGACGGGATACCCGCGTGCGAGAAACGGATGTTGGTGTCGAGGTGCACCAAGGCGTCGTTACCTTGACGGGGGTCGTCCGCAGACCTGCGGAGCGGCTCGCCGCGCAGGAGGCCGCACACAGGGCTCCCGACGTGCTCGACGTTGCGAACGACATCGACGTCAAGCAGATCGATCCTAGCGACCCGACGGACACGGACATTGCGCTCGCCGTAGGCACCGCGCTCGAATGGAACGCAGTCGTCCCGCGCGAGCAAATTCATACCACCGTTACCGCCGGCATTGTGACATTGGAAGGTAACGTCGGGAATCCCAGTCAATCGGAAGAAGCCGCGCGTGCCGTGCGGCATGTGCGAGGGGTCCTGGAGGTGGTCAATCGCATTGCGGTCCTGCCAGATCGGGTGGCGTTCCCCGCACGGTGA
- a CDS encoding universal stress protein produces MKRILVCVDASQRAPLVLTTAIDLARRLDAKLRLFRVVGLPPEIPSEFYSVSPNKIPEFLLEKAKNDLEELSRDVPPELLDGLFTQIGSPWDAICSTAHVQDVDLVVLGSHGYGALDRVLGTTAAKVVNHIDRSVLIVRPKGAGPK; encoded by the coding sequence ATGAAACGCATTCTCGTTTGTGTCGACGCTTCGCAACGCGCTCCCCTCGTCCTGACCACTGCGATTGACCTTGCACGGCGGCTCGACGCCAAGTTGAGGCTCTTTCGCGTCGTCGGCCTTCCGCCGGAGATCCCGTCGGAGTTTTACTCGGTGTCGCCGAATAAGATTCCCGAGTTCTTGCTCGAGAAGGCCAAGAATGACTTGGAAGAGTTGAGTCGCGATGTGCCGCCCGAGCTCCTCGACGGGCTGTTCACGCAAATCGGCTCGCCGTGGGATGCCATTTGCTCGACGGCGCACGTGCAGGATGTCGATTTGGTAGTCCTTGGCTCGCACGGCTACGGCGCGCTCGATCGCGTCCTCGGTACGACGGCGGCCAAAGTGGTCAATCACATCGATCGCTCCGTGCTCATCGTTCGACCGAAGGGCGCCGGACCAAAGTAA
- a CDS encoding universal stress protein has translation MNLPKQILVPTDFSPCADEALDYAVALAEKLGAKVIVMHAYEIPVVGFPDGAYITGADEAARILTATQENLDALIAKHERGAASLKGLLKNGEPSESIVAAARDVSADLIVMGTHGRRGLAHALLGSVAERVVRSSPCPVLTLGAQTVRPDAVLARS, from the coding sequence ATGAACCTACCGAAACAAATTCTCGTTCCGACCGATTTCAGCCCGTGTGCCGACGAGGCACTCGACTACGCAGTCGCCCTCGCCGAAAAGCTGGGGGCAAAAGTGATCGTGATGCATGCCTACGAGATTCCCGTGGTCGGCTTTCCGGATGGTGCCTACATCACCGGCGCGGACGAGGCGGCTCGGATTCTCACGGCGACTCAGGAAAACCTCGACGCGCTCATCGCAAAGCACGAACGCGGAGCTGCATCGCTGAAAGGACTCCTCAAGAACGGTGAACCAAGCGAGAGCATCGTCGCGGCCGCGCGCGACGTCAGCGCGGATCTCATCGTCATGGGAACGCACGGTCGCCGCGGCCTTGCCCACGCTTTGTTGGGCAGCGTCGCCGAGCGCGTGGTTCGCTCAAGCCCGTGCCCCGTGCTGACGCTCGGCGCGCAAACGGTGCGTCCCGACGCCGTCCTTGCGCGGTCGTGA
- the glgP gene encoding alpha-glucan family phosphorylase, with protein sequence MNPIHHVAYLSMEMAIDARIPTYAGGLGVLAGDMLRSCADLAVPVVAVTLLWRAGYFEQRLDESGAQTEEPTSWEPESLLTSLPARVQVQIEGRTVNVRVFQHEIAGASGYTVPVLFLDTDLAENSPEDRRLTDALYGGDAKHRLAQEIVLGLGGVRALRACGFDRVTRFHLNEGHAALAALELYRESSSGNPDEALHRVRERCVFTTHTPVPAGHDRFEWELVAKVLGEPIPPDLFTALAGRERMNMTLLASNLSHFVNGVARRHREVSEHMFPGRDIRHITNGVHSPTWTSPSFRALFDRHIPEWRDDPSMLRKVLVLPPQEVLEAHAVAKQALLEMVRDRTARNFEPRRLTIGFARRATSYKRLDLVFHDLERLRAVGRGQLQLVFAGKAHPNDVEGKALIGRVFAAARELGDDVPTVYLADYDMDLAKTLVAGVDVWLNTPLPPLEASGTSGMKAAHNGVPSLSILDGWWLEGCVEGLTGWSIGHGDGSDTDAGSLYEQLEHAVLPAFRSERWTSIMQHTIALNASFFNTHRMVQQYVANAYLD encoded by the coding sequence ATGAACCCCATTCATCACGTTGCTTATCTCTCCATGGAAATGGCCATCGATGCCCGCATTCCGACCTACGCGGGTGGACTCGGTGTTCTCGCCGGGGATATGTTGCGCTCGTGCGCCGATCTCGCGGTGCCCGTGGTCGCTGTCACCCTGCTTTGGCGGGCCGGCTACTTCGAACAACGGCTCGACGAATCGGGCGCGCAGACGGAAGAGCCGACTTCGTGGGAACCCGAAAGCCTGCTCACTTCGCTCCCGGCACGCGTCCAAGTGCAAATCGAAGGACGAACGGTCAACGTCCGCGTCTTTCAACACGAGATCGCGGGCGCCAGCGGATACACCGTTCCGGTCCTTTTTCTGGACACCGATCTGGCCGAGAACTCGCCCGAAGACCGCCGGCTCACGGATGCTCTTTACGGCGGAGATGCCAAACATCGGCTCGCGCAGGAAATCGTTCTTGGCTTGGGAGGCGTTCGTGCGCTGCGCGCATGCGGCTTCGACCGCGTCACACGCTTTCATCTCAACGAGGGACACGCGGCATTGGCGGCGCTGGAGCTCTATCGCGAAAGCTCGAGCGGGAATCCGGACGAAGCTCTGCATCGCGTGCGCGAGCGCTGCGTCTTCACCACGCATACGCCCGTACCGGCCGGTCACGATCGGTTCGAATGGGAGCTCGTTGCAAAAGTCCTCGGAGAGCCGATTCCGCCCGACCTGTTCACAGCACTCGCGGGACGGGAGCGCATGAACATGACCCTACTCGCGTCGAACCTAAGCCACTTCGTCAATGGCGTCGCCCGTCGCCATCGCGAGGTCTCCGAGCACATGTTCCCAGGCCGCGACATTCGGCACATCACCAACGGAGTGCACTCGCCCACGTGGACGAGTCCATCCTTTCGCGCTCTATTCGATCGGCACATCCCGGAGTGGCGCGACGATCCGTCGATGCTGCGCAAAGTCCTGGTGCTGCCGCCGCAAGAAGTCCTGGAAGCGCATGCCGTGGCGAAGCAGGCACTGCTCGAGATGGTTCGCGACCGGACAGCGCGAAACTTCGAACCACGCCGGCTGACCATCGGGTTCGCTCGGCGTGCCACCTCGTACAAGCGGCTCGATCTCGTGTTCCACGATCTCGAGCGACTTCGCGCGGTCGGGCGCGGTCAGCTTCAATTGGTCTTCGCGGGCAAGGCCCACCCGAACGACGTCGAGGGAAAAGCTCTCATTGGCCGGGTGTTCGCGGCCGCGCGCGAGCTCGGCGACGATGTGCCGACCGTTTACCTGGCCGATTACGACATGGACCTGGCCAAGACCTTGGTCGCCGGTGTCGATGTGTGGCTGAACACGCCGCTCCCGCCGCTCGAGGCGTCGGGGACGTCCGGAATGAAGGCCGCACACAATGGCGTGCCGAGCCTCAGCATCCTCGACGGGTGGTGGCTGGAGGGCTGCGTCGAAGGACTCACCGGCTGGTCCATCGGTCACGGCGATGGCTCTGATACCGACGCCGGAAGCCTCTACGAGCAACTCGAACACGCCGTATTGCCGGCTTTTCGCAGCGAGCGCTGGACCTCCATCATGCAGCACACGATCGCCCTCAACGCATCGTTCTTCAACACGCACCGCATGGTCCAGCAGTACGTGGCCAATGCGTACCTCGATTGA
- a CDS encoding hydrogenase formation protein HypD, protein MTLLHGPGCPVCVTPIEMIDRALAIASRPDVTFCSYGDMLRVPGTRCDLLSATKGAEG, encoded by the coding sequence GTGACGTTGCTTCACGGTCCGGGTTGCCCCGTGTGCGTGACCCCGATCGAAATGATCGACCGCGCTCTGGCCATTGCGTCGCGGCCCGACGTCACCTTTTGCTCCTATGGCGATATGCTGCGCGTGCCCGGAACGCGGTGCGATCTCTTGTCGGCGACGAAGGGCGCGGAAGGGTGA
- a CDS encoding HypC/HybG/HupF family hydrogenase formation chaperone, translating to MCLGIPGEVVSILEAELRTGRVSFGGIVKDVCLAYVPEAVVGDYVIVHAGFAISRVDETEARRTLAYFADTGFQEMP from the coding sequence ATGTGTCTCGGCATTCCCGGTGAAGTCGTGAGCATCCTGGAGGCCGAGCTGCGCACGGGTCGCGTTTCGTTTGGCGGCATCGTCAAGGACGTGTGCCTCGCGTACGTTCCCGAAGCGGTGGTGGGCGACTACGTCATCGTGCACGCAGGATTTGCCATTAGCCGCGTCGACGAAACCGAAGCCCGCCGCACGCTGGCCTACTTCGCGGATACCGGTTTTCAGGAGATGCCATGA
- the hypF gene encoding carbamoyltransferase HypF, producing the protein MTMRFGIRVSGTVQGVGFRPFVHRVARTLGLAGWVRNDGEGVRIEVEGAAPSLDAFVAALRSAAPPRAALEKLRVESLPPRSETSFLIVPSDLGVQVAATLPADLAPCAECLREMHDPDARRYRYPFTNCTACGPRYTIVRELPYDRARTTMRGFELCVSCEREYRDPDDRRFHAEPIACPRCGPELQALGPEGIPLAKGDAALRLGLRKLLDGNIVALKAVGGYQLLVLATNGAAVARLRERKKRPHKPFAVMAPSVDVWTSHAWISAGEQDALLSPEAPIVLVRRREPSTAITPIARDVAPGNPWLGAMLPSSPIHHLLLADVGAPVVCTSGNLSEEPICYDDVEAIERLRDVADVFLVHDRPIARPLDDSVVRVGPKGLEVLRRARGYAPRPLHRAPSPTTVLALGGHLKSSVALTRGSELVASQHIGDLDTPDARALLERTVRDLLAFFRERPDVIACDLHPDYASTELAERLAREYQAPLVRVQHHHAHVAACIADHELEGPVLGFAWDGTGYGFDGSTWGGEVLVWDGRRMKRVGSVRPFPLVGGDRAVRDPRRAALGIAWEIFGAQAYDVVGHLFSGVEWAVLSRIVSDRPPRTTSMGRLFDAMASLTGWIGPCSFEGQTAMDLEFAADGAGDVEAYPRPPRKEKMRPLLFDWEPVVRGIVEDGEPRHMQSARFHETVAQWARDVAHAVALPRVVLAGGCFQNQRLAARVRALLEQDGFLVYAPARIPTNDGGISVGQAWLASKRRAHVSRHSR; encoded by the coding sequence ATGACCATGCGGTTCGGTATCCGCGTATCGGGAACCGTGCAAGGCGTCGGGTTTCGACCGTTCGTGCATCGCGTCGCGCGTACACTCGGGCTCGCGGGGTGGGTTCGCAACGACGGTGAAGGGGTACGTATCGAGGTGGAAGGCGCGGCACCGTCCCTCGACGCCTTCGTCGCCGCCCTTCGTAGCGCAGCCCCACCACGGGCGGCTCTGGAGAAGCTGCGTGTCGAGTCCCTGCCGCCTCGAAGCGAGACGTCGTTTCTCATCGTTCCAAGCGATCTTGGCGTGCAGGTGGCGGCTACGTTGCCCGCCGACCTCGCCCCATGCGCCGAGTGCTTGCGCGAGATGCACGACCCGGACGCGCGGCGCTACCGCTATCCGTTCACCAACTGCACCGCATGCGGCCCACGGTACACCATCGTTCGGGAGTTGCCGTACGACCGCGCGCGCACCACGATGCGCGGGTTCGAGCTTTGCGTCTCTTGTGAGCGCGAATACCGCGACCCTGACGATCGGCGCTTCCACGCCGAGCCCATTGCGTGCCCGCGCTGTGGTCCGGAGCTCCAGGCGCTTGGGCCCGAGGGCATTCCGCTGGCCAAGGGCGATGCCGCGCTGCGCCTCGGCTTGCGAAAGCTCCTCGACGGAAACATCGTGGCGCTCAAGGCCGTGGGCGGCTATCAGCTTCTCGTCCTCGCCACCAACGGCGCCGCCGTTGCGCGGCTCCGAGAGCGTAAGAAGAGGCCGCACAAGCCCTTTGCTGTCATGGCACCGTCGGTCGACGTATGGACGAGCCATGCGTGGATATCCGCGGGCGAGCAGGACGCATTGCTCTCGCCCGAGGCGCCGATCGTTCTCGTTCGCCGTCGTGAGCCCTCCACCGCGATCACACCCATCGCCCGCGACGTCGCGCCTGGCAATCCGTGGCTTGGGGCGATGCTCCCGTCGTCGCCGATCCATCACCTGCTTCTTGCGGACGTCGGGGCGCCGGTCGTGTGCACGAGTGGCAATCTCTCCGAGGAGCCCATCTGCTACGACGACGTTGAAGCGATCGAGCGCTTGCGCGACGTGGCGGACGTGTTTCTCGTGCACGATCGTCCCATCGCCCGGCCCCTCGACGACTCGGTGGTCCGCGTAGGGCCCAAGGGGCTCGAAGTGCTGCGGCGTGCACGAGGCTATGCTCCGCGGCCGCTGCACCGCGCGCCGTCGCCCACCACGGTGCTCGCACTCGGGGGCCATTTGAAGTCAAGCGTGGCGCTGACGCGCGGCTCGGAGCTGGTGGCAAGTCAGCACATCGGCGATCTCGATACACCGGACGCGCGCGCGTTGCTGGAAAGAACCGTGCGCGATCTGCTGGCGTTCTTCCGCGAACGTCCGGACGTCATCGCCTGCGATCTTCATCCGGATTATGCTTCCACCGAGCTCGCGGAGAGACTTGCCCGCGAGTACCAGGCTCCCCTCGTACGCGTGCAGCATCACCACGCCCACGTTGCGGCGTGCATCGCCGACCACGAGCTCGAGGGTCCGGTGCTCGGCTTCGCTTGGGACGGCACAGGATACGGATTCGACGGGAGCACTTGGGGCGGCGAAGTGTTGGTCTGGGACGGCCGGCGGATGAAGCGCGTAGGCTCCGTCCGACCCTTTCCGCTCGTCGGGGGCGATCGCGCCGTACGCGATCCACGGCGCGCCGCGCTTGGCATCGCATGGGAAATCTTCGGCGCGCAAGCGTACGATGTCGTGGGCCATCTGTTCTCCGGCGTCGAGTGGGCCGTCCTATCGCGCATCGTCTCCGATCGGCCCCCGCGCACGACGAGCATGGGAAGGCTCTTCGACGCGATGGCGTCGCTGACGGGATGGATCGGTCCCTGCTCGTTCGAAGGGCAAACGGCAATGGATCTCGAGTTCGCAGCGGATGGTGCCGGCGATGTGGAGGCCTACCCACGCCCACCTCGGAAAGAGAAGATGCGCCCGCTCCTCTTCGACTGGGAGCCGGTCGTTCGAGGTATCGTGGAGGACGGCGAGCCGCGCCATATGCAGAGTGCACGCTTCCACGAGACGGTGGCCCAATGGGCGCGTGACGTAGCCCATGCCGTGGCTTTGCCTCGGGTCGTCCTCGCCGGAGGATGCTTTCAGAACCAGAGGCTCGCCGCACGGGTGCGAGCCCTCCTGGAGCAGGACGGATTTCTCGTGTACGCGCCGGCTCGAATCCCAACCAATGACGGCGGGATCTCCGTCGGCCAAGCGTGGCTCGCATCGAAGCGGAGGGCCCATGTGTCTCGGCATTCCCGGTGA